Below is a window of Halogeometricum rufum DNA.
CACCACGGCATCGACCTCTCGGGGGCGACGGTGGCCGTGCAGGGGTTCGGGAGCGTCGGCGCGAACGCCGCGCGTCTCCTCGACGACTGGGGAGCGACCGTCGTCGCCGTCTCAGACGTGAACGGCGCCGTCTACGACCCCGACGGACTGGACACGCACGCCGTGCCGACCCACGAGGAGGAACCCGAAGCAGTGATGACGCACGAGGCGCCCGAGACGCTGTCGAACGAGGCCGTTCTCGAACTCGACGTGGACATCCTCGTGCCCGCCGCCGTCGGCAACGTCCTCACCGCCGACAACGCCGACCGCGTGCGGGCCGACGTGGTCGTCGAGGGGGCGAACGGACCGACGACGGCCGCCGCCGACGAGATGCTCGACGACCGCGGCGTGCCGGTGATTCCGGACATCCTCGCCAACGCGGGCGGCGTCACCGTCTCGTACTTCGAGTGGTTGCAGGACATCAACCGTCGGGCGTGGCCGCTCGAACGCGTCCACGCGGAACTCGAAGAGGAGATGCTCGCGGCGTGGGACGCGGTCCGCGCGGAGTTCGACGACGGCGCGCGGACGTGGCGCGACGCCGCCTACGCCGTCGCGCTTCGGCGCGTCGCGGCCGCACACGACGCGCGCGGCGTCTGGCCCTGACCGCCCGGATCACCCTCGCGGACGCCGGCGGCCCTCCGCGCGAACACGAATCCAGAGTAAAAGCTTGATAACCGGTGAGTAACTACTCTCTCGGCAATGGCACGAATCGAACCGAAGGTGCGTGACCTCGTCTCCTCTGACCCGGAGATGCGGGACGCCGTCGAGACGGTCCTCGCGCGGGCCGACGACGGCGAAGTCAAGTGGGTCGACGTGAAGGGAGACATCACCAGCGGTCACTGGGGGCGTCTCATCGAGAAGGGCGTCCTCGTCGACGGCGACGAGGGGTTCCGACTCGCCGACCCCGAGGCGACGCGGGCGGCCCTCGAGACCGAGTCGACGAGTTCGTCGGGCGCGTCGTCCTCGTCGTCGGTCGACGACGACGACCTCGGCGACTCCTCGTGGTCCACCTACGACAAGATGGCCGCCGTCGTGACGGTGGGTCTGTTCGCCGCGTACGGGTGGAAACCGCTCCGCGACATCATCGGCAACGTGATGAACGTCGTCCTCGGACCGCTGACCGACCTGCTACCGTTCTACGCGGTCATCATGGTCATCGCGCTGGCGACCGGGCTCTACTCCACGCTCCTGCAGGCGAACCTGATGGACATGGACAAGATGTCGATGTACCAAGAGCGGATGAAGGACATTCAGGAGCGACGCAAGGAGGCCCAGAAGAACGACGACGACGAGGCCCTCGACGCCATCCAGCAGGAGCAGATGGAGGCGATGGGCGACCAGATGGGCATGTTCAAAGAGCAGTTCCGCCCGATGGTGTGGATCATGTTCCTCACCATCCCGGCGTTCCTCTGGATGTACTGGGCCATCGGCGTCGGCGGCAACGCCGAGGCGCACGTGACGATGCAGAATATCGTCCTGCCACTCGTCGGCGAAGTTAGCTGGACCGAGGGCGTCCTCGGCCCGATGCAGGCGTGGATCGTCTGGTACTTCCTCTGCTCGATGGGGTTCACCCAGATAATCCGCAAGAGCCTCAACATCGACATCTCGCCGTCGGCGTCGTAGGTTTTCGACGCCGCACTGCCCGACGGCGTCATAGACTCGACGCCGCACTGCCCGACGGCGTCGTAGACTCGACGCCGCGGACCGCCTCGCTCCGCCGCCGCCCTCCGTGCGGTACCGCCCCGCACACTCGTCGGTAAAGACAACCTCTTTTAGCCGTACCGTCCGAGAGTCTCTATGTTGCTGACTGTCTCCGGTCCACCGGGTGCCGGAAAGAGTACGACCGTCGCCACACTCGCCGAGGCGTTCGGCCTCGAACACATCTCCGGCGGCGACATCTTCCGCCAACTCGCCGCCGAACGCGACATGACGGCCGTCGAGTTCAACAGACTCGCCGAGGAGGACGACCAGATAGACCGCGACTTGGACCGTCGCCTCCGCACCATCGCTCTGGAACGCGACGACGTCCTCCTCGAATCGCGCCTCGCCGGGTGGCTGGCGGGCGACGCCGCCGACATCCGCCTGTGGCTCGACGCGCCCCTCGACGTGCGCGCGAAGCGCATCGCCGCGCGGGAGGACAAGTCGCTCGACACCGCCCGCGAGGAGACGCACGCTCGCGAGGAGAGCGAAGCCCTGCGCTACGAGGAGTACTACAACATCGACATCACCGACCTCGGCATCTACGACGTGACGCTCAACACGGCGCGGTGGAGCGAGGAGGACGTGCCGGACATCCTGACCGCCGCCGTCGAGGCGTACGACCCCGACGACGACGAGGGGAAGTTCCCGGTCGAGGGCGTCGAGTACGACTTCTGAACCGTGACCGACCTTCGCGACCCTCCCCACGACCGTTCGCTCGCGGACCTGCTCTCGTTCGGCGTCGTCAACCTCGACAAGCCCCCCGGTCCGTCGGCGCATCAGGTCGCCGCGTGGGTCCGAGACATGGCGGGCGTCGAACAGGCGGCGCACGCCGGCACGCTCGACCCGAAGGTCACCGGCTGTCTCCCGATGCTCCTCGGCGACGCCACCCGGATGGCGCAGGTGTTTCTGGAAGGATCCAAGGAGTACATCTCGGTGCTGGAACTCCACAAGCCCGCGCCGTCGGACTTGGAGAGCGTCGTCGCGGAGTTCGAGGGCGAAGTGTACCAGAAACCGCCCCGAAAGAGCGCCGTCTCCCGCCGCCTCCGGTCGCGCGAGGTGTACGAACTCGACCTGCTGGAGGTTCGGGACCGGCAGGCCCTCCTGCGGATTCGCTGCGAGAGCGGGACGTACGTCCGGAAGCTCTGTCACGACATCGGGCTGGCGGCCGGCACCGGCGCGCACATGGGGCACCTCCGCCGGACGGCGACGGACCCGTTCGACGACACCGACCTCGTGACGCTGTACGACCTCGCGGACGCCCTCGCGTTCGCCGAGGCGGGCGACGAGAGCCTCCTCCGCGAGGTGGTCGCGCCCGCCGAACGCGCCCTCACGCACCTCCCGCACGTCACCATCGCTCACTCCGCGGCCGAACAGGTCGCCGAGGGCGCACCGGTGTACGCGCCCGGTGTGTTCGATGCCGACGACGCCGAACGCGGGTCGCTCGTCGCCTGCGTCACGCCCGACGACGCGGCGGTCTGCCTCGGCCGACTGGTCGGCGACCCCGACGCCGAGTCGGGCGAAGTCGTCTCTCTCGAGCGCGTGCTGGTCTGAACGCACTTTCACCCGCGACCCGACGCCGGTTCGCGTGCCCCCGACGCAGCGACGGGAACACCGGTATCCGACGACTTTTGCCCGTGCCCGCAGAGACCGAGACATGCACGTAGGAAGCGTCGAATCGGAACCCGGCGCGGTCGTCAGCGGCTGGTTCGAGGTGACCGACCTCCCGACGGGCGGGAGCGAACGACTCCCCGTGGTGATAGCCGAGGGCGACGCCGACGGCCCCACCCTCTGGCTCACCGGCGGCGTCCACGGCGACGAGGCCACCGGCGTCGCCGTCGCGCAGGACGCGATGCGGGACGACTTGGCGGACCACCTCTCGGGAACGGTCGTCTGCGTCCCCGTCGTCAACCCGGCGGGTCTCCGGCGGAACGACCGCCGGTCGTACTACGGCGACGACGACCCGAACCGTTACTTCCCGGACCCCGAGTCCACGTCCTCGCGGCCGCCGAGCGTTCAGGAACGCATCGACGAACGCCTGTACGAGGCGTTCGCGGCGTCGGCCGACGCGCTGGTCGACCTCCACACCGCGCAGGTGGGGTCGATGCCGTTCGTCATCCGCGACCGGGTGCTGTACGGCGAGCGTCGCGACGAGTCCGCCGCCGAGGAACTCGCCGACGAACTCGACCGCCTCGCCTCGGCGTTCGGCTTTCCGCTCCTGACCGAGTACCCCGCGGGCGAGTACGTCGAACAGAGCCTCCAGCGTTCGACGGCCGGCGCGGCGTTGAACGCCGCCGGGATTCCGTCCGTCACCGTCGAACTCGGCGGCCACAGCGTCGTCGAGGAGGACGTCCGCGCGGCGGGCGTCGCCGGCGTCTACGGCGTCATGGTCGAACTGGGGATGCTCGACGCCGGCGACGTGCCCGACGGCGTCGGCGAACCGGGTGCCGGCGTCCCCGACGCGCCGGTGGACTACCCGGTTCGCCGCGCGGTTCACCCGCGGGTGTCGACGCCGGGACTCGTCCGCCACCGCGTCGAACCCGGCGACGTAGTCGCGACCGGCGACGCCGTCGCCGACGTGGTGACGCCGCAGGGGGACCGCCGAGCGACGGTCGAGTCGGAACACGACGGCTACGTCGTCGCTCGCCGCGAGGGGTTGGCCGCCTACGAGGGCGACCCGGTACTGAGCATGGCCGTCAGGGACGAGGGCGAACTGGTGGTCCCCCGCGACGCCGACGCGGAAGCGTGACCGTGTCACCGAGTGACCCCGTCGCGTCGAAACGAAGCACTTAACGGTCGGACACTCCTTCTGTCGAATACACCCTGGGACCGTGGGGTAGTGGTATCCTCTGCCGATGGGGTCGGTAGGACCTGAGTTCGACTCTCAGCGGTCCCACTTCACTTCTGACGGCGCTACGCGACGAGCGAAGCGAGTCGCCCGCGCCGTCTGTCGAGCGTACACCGGTGAGAGACGGACGAGCAGAGTTCGACTCTCAGCGGTCCCACTTCCACCTTTTTACTTCGTCGGGTTTCCTCGCGAGCCGTCGGCTCGCTGCGGGAACCGCTCCTCGCAAAAATCTGGACCAAAAAGAGCCGCGAGACTCGCTTCGCTCGCCTCGCGGGACGACCCGCTCGAGAGACGGGCGTCTCTCGCCGGGAGCGTACGCGGGTGGTGCTACTCACTCTCGAGACGGAGCCTCGAAGTTGGACCGGCCCCGTGGACGCCCCCGTATCGACTCCGGCGTTCTGCCTCTGGGCCCGAGACGAGGACGCATCGGTCGTGCGGTAAAAACGGGAGGGGGAATGGGACTGCGAGCCGTCAGGAAGGGGTTGGGGGAGAGGGGAATCCCCCGACGGGTGGGATGCGCCCTACGCCGAACAGAAAAGGTCCGATGTAGGGCGGTTGAATATTCAGGGATACTGTATAAAGTAGGTGGTGAAACGCGGCCGGTGTGGCTACAGGTTCACTAGCGCACGGAGACTCACGCTCGCTGACATAGCCCGGCCCGCGAATCGAGCGTCGAATCCAACACAGACAAACCGGTTCCCGGCGAACGACCGGTAATGGTTGTCGAGATGACGCCGTCTGCGGTCGATACTCTCCTCACCGAATCCGGGTCGGGCGTGCTATCGTTGGCCGACGGGGCGGAGACGTACGCGGTCCCCGAATCGTTCGGCTACGACGGAGACGCCCTCTACTTCCAACTCGTGTACCACGAGACGAGTCGAAAGATGGCGTTCGTTCGGGCGACGGAGGTGGCAACCTTCACCGTGTACACCGACGACCCCGCCGAGAGCGTCCTCGTCCGCGGTCGCCTCGAACGAGTCCCCGACGCCGACCGGGCGGCCGCGTCGGCGGCCATGGCGGACAACGCGGAGATTCCGGCGCTGAACGTCTATCCGGACACCGAGGCGGAGGACCTCTCGATGGCGTTCTACCGGCTGATCCCCGAGACGGTCTCCGGGCGTGAACTCACGCGCTCCGACGGCGAAGCGGACTGAGGTTCGGCGCGGGAGACGCAGGACGAGTATCGGTCAGAGTACGGAGACTGTCCGAAGTCGCGCGGTTACCGCTTCGCGCCGGGGTTCGTCACCGCACCGTTCGCCGCGGAGCCGAAGTCGTCGGCGTACTTCGCCAGCACGCCCGTCGTGTAGTTGGGTTCGGGCGGTTCCCAGTCGTCCTTTCGCGACGCCAGTTCCTCGTCCGAGAGGTCGACCGACAGGTCGCGGTTCGGGATGTCGACGGTCACCTCGTCGCCGTCTTCGAGGAGGGCGATGGGGCCGCCGTCGGCCGCCTCGGGGGCGACGTGCCCGACCATCGGACCGCGCGTGGCGCCGGAGAACCGGCCGTCGGTGAGGAGTGCCACGTCGTCCTCGTGGCCCTGCCCGACGACGGCGGCGGTGACGCCGAGCATCTCGCGCATGCCGGGGCCGCCCGTCGGCCCCTCGTTGCGGATGCAGATGACGTCGCCCGACTCGATGTGGCCCTCCTGCACGTAGCGCATCGCCTCCTCCTCGCTCTCGAAGACGCGCGCGGGGCCCTCGTGGTGGAACGTGTCGTCGCCGGTGACCTTCAGGACGGCGCCGTCGGGCGCGAGGTTGCCGGTGAGAATCTTGATGGCGCCCTCCTCCTGATACGGGTCGTCGACGGTGTAGATGAAGTCGCCCGACACGTCCTCGTCGGCCGGCAGGTCGAGGTGGTCGAGTTCCTCGGCGACGGTGCGGCCGGTGACGGTCATCGCGTCGCCGTGGAACAGGCCCGCGTCGAGGAGGCGGCGGACGACGACAGGGACGCCGCCCTGTTCGTGCAGGTCGTTCATCACCTTCGTGCCGCCGGGTTGGAGGTTCGCTATCTTCGGCGTCCGGCGGGATATCTCGTCGAACTCCTCGATGGAGAGGTCGATGTCGGCCTCGGCGGCGAGTGCCAGGAGGTGCAGGACGGCGTTGGTCGACCCGCCGATGGCCACCTGCAGGGCGATGGCGTTCTCGAACGACTCCTTCGTCAGGATGTCCGAGGGGCGCAGGTCGTTCTCGACGGCTTCGAGGACGGCCTCGCCCGCGCGGCGGGCGACGTCGTAGCGTTCGGCGGACTCCGCGGGGGCCGACGCGGACCCGAGCGGGGCCATCCCGAGCGCTTCGGAGATGGAGGCCATCGTGTTGGCGGTGAACATCCCGCCGCAGGAACCGGCACCGGGGCAGGCGTGACGCTCCATGTCGTCGAGTTCCTCGGCGCTCATCTCGCCCTCGGCGTAGGTGCCGACGCCCTCGAAGACGTTCTGGACGGTGATGTCGCGCCCCTCGTGTTCGCCGGGCATGATGGACCCGCCGTAGAGGAACACCGAGGGGAGGTCCGTCCGGATGGACGCCATCATCATCCCGGGGAGGTTCTTGTCGCACCCCGCGACGGTGACGAGGGCGTCCATCCGTTCGCCGAACGCGACGAGTTCGACGGAGTCGGCGATTATCTCCCGGGAGATGAGCGACGCCTTCATCCCCTCGGTGCCCATCGAGATGGCGTCCGAGATGGTGATGGTGCCGAACTCGATGGGCATCCCGCCCGCCTCGTCGACGCCCTCGATGGCGGCGTCGGCCACGTCGTCGAGGTGGACGTTACACGGCGTGATGTCGGCCGCGGGGTTGGCGACGCCGACCATCGGCGACCCGAGGTCCTCGTCGTCGAACCCCATCGCCCGGAACATCGCGCGGTGGGGGGCGCGGTCTGCGCCCTCTGTCACCTCCGAACTCGGGAGGCTGGCATCTTTTCCGCTGGAGAACGGTTCGTCGTCCTCCTCCTCGCGGGGTTTCTGACTGCTCATACAGGCCCCTATCCGTCTGTACCCTTAAAGTGCCGCGCCCGGACAGTATTTACATCCAATCGTCGGCGCGACGACGGGCCCGACGGCGTCGGGGCCCGGCCGCGGAGCGACCGGCCGGGAGTGTCAAGCAGGAGATAACTACATGCCGGTCGCGTCCCTAGGAACTGTCGGACCGGCACTCGAAGCGGCGAGATGCCGGACAAGACCCGACATATGCCATCGACAGTTCCACAGTTGTCTGCGGCGGTCGTACAGTCCGACAGCTTCGCGCAGGCGACGCAACCGGAGGTCCTCGAAGCGATACGTAACGACCCGCTGCTCGCGTCGTCGCTGTGGGTCAACATCGCGCTCGCCGGCCTGTCGATACTGCTGTTCGTCTACATGGGACGAGACGTCGCGGAACCGCGCGCCAGGCTCATCTGGGTCGCGACCCTCCTCGTCCCGCTCGTGTCGATATCCAGCTACGTCGGATTGGTGTCGGGGCTGACGGTCGGCGTCCTGGAGATGCCCCCGGGCCACGCGCTGGCGGGTCAGGAGGTCCTCTCCCCGTGGGGGCGGTATCTGACGTGGACGTTCTCGACGCCGATGATTCTGCTCGCCCTCGGTCTCCTCGCGGGGACGGACACGACGAAGCTGTTCACCGCGATTACGATGGACGTCGGGATGTGCGTGACCGGGCTGGCGGCGGCGCTCGTCACGTCGTCGCACCTGCTCCGCTGGGTGTTCTTCCTCGTCAGCTGTGCGTTCTTCGTCGCGGTGCTGTACGTTCTCCTCGTGGAGTGGCCCGCGGACGCGACGGCCGCGGGGACCGACGAGATATTCGAGACGCTGAAGCTGCTGACGGTCACGCTGTGGCTCGGCTACCCGATCCTGTGGGCGCTCGGAAGCGAGGGGTTCGCCGTGCTGAGCGTGGGACTCACCTCGTGGGGCTACTCGGGCCTCGACATCCTCGCGAAGTACGTCTTCGCGTACCTGCTCCTCCGCTGGGTCGCCCAGAATCAGCGCGTCGTCGGGTCGGCCCCGTCCATTCGGGACGACGCGGCGACTGCGACCGACGACTGAGGCGGCGTCGTCGTCTCAGTTCTCTCTGCCCGCCAAGCCGGCGAGGTGGGGAAGTTCCGCGAGCAGTATCTCCTCGACGCCCAGTCGGACCGCGTTCTCGCTCCCGGGGAGACAGCAGACGGGCGTCGAGTCGACGATGCCGGCCGTCGCGCGGGTGGCGACGACGCGCGTGCCGATTTCGTCGGCGGAGAGCCGGCGGAACAGTTCGCCGAATCCGGGGAGCGTCTTGCCCGCGAGGTCCTCGACGGCTTCGACGGTCACGTCGTCGGGAGTGACGCCCGTCCCGCCCGACGTGACGACGGCGTCCACGTCGTCGCGGTCCACGAGGCGGTTCACCGTGGACTGGACGCCGTCGAAGTCGTCGGCGACGAGTTCGCGGACGGTCACCTCGTGCCCGCCGTCCTCGAACGCGGCGACGATTGCGTCGCCCGCGTCGTCCTCGTCTATCGACCGGGAGGAGGAGACGGTGACGACGCCGACGCCGAGCGTCTCGACGTCGTGACTGTGGTGGTCGTGATGGTCGTGGCCGTCGTGCTGGTCGTGTTCCTCGTGATGGTCGTGACCGTCGTGCTGGTCGTGTTCCCCGTGGTGGTCGTGATGGTCGTGGCCGTCGTGCTGGTCGCGTTCCTCGTGGTTGCCGTGTTCCTCGTGACTGTCGTGGCTATCGTGGTCGTTCACGACCGACCGGTTCGGCCCCGCCGGACAAAGTTCTCGCGCCCTCGGCTACTCGTCGCCGGCGTTCGCGACGCCGTCGACCGTGAGTGCGGTCGCCGCCGCGGACAGGTCGTCGAACCACTGCTCGGCCCACGCGTACGCCTCGTCGGTGTCGTTGACGATGATGCCGCGGACGCCGGTGTCGCTGTAGACGACGACGCCGGCCTCCTCCTCGGTTATCCACACACCGAAGGAGAACGGGACGTCGACGCGCGAAATCGACACCTGTTCGTCTCGCAGTTGCGCGGCCAGGATGTCACGGGTGCTCGGCGAGGCCACCATTCGGTCGAGGACGTCGCCGTCGATGAGCATCTCGATGCGGGCCTCGCCCTCCTTCGCGGCATCGTAGAACGACTGCAGGTGCCCGGAGAGGACGACCGGAGCGATGCCGCGCACGTGCGAGGCGTCTTCGATGCTCTCGAAGAGGCGTTCGACGACGCCGTCCGGCATCGTCGGGGTCGTCACCTGCACCTCCGCACCGTCGAGGAACACCGGGTCGAACGGCGTATCCGGGGGAAGGTGGCCGAGGGCGGCGACGGCGTCGCTCACGGTCCGCATCCGGTCGTGGAACGCCCCGACGGCGTCCAGAGCGCACTCGGCGGCCATCGTCGCCTCGTACTCGCCGCCGGCCTGTCTCACCAGACCCGCGTCGAGGAGTTCGCGAATCGCCCGGTCGACGGTCGAACGCGAACTGCTGACCGTCTCCGTCAACTCCCGCTTTGTTTGAGGTTCCCGAACGATGGCCCGAAGAACGCCTTCCCGGCTGAGAACTACCTCTTCGATGTGCCGTCCGTCTCCCGGCATCGTCTCCACATCGTAGACGACCCGCATGAAGATTGTGAATCACTCTCGCACGGCCTCCGGCCGGCACCGTCGCGGCCGGCGATTCCGAGGACGGGTACGCCGCGAATATCGTCGTTCGTCGAACTAACGGTAAGACGTGTGTGGAGACGGGGGCTTTTGTCGTCTCCCCGTGACGGGGTGTCTATGCAGGCTGTGCAATTCGCGGAACACGGCGGGCGCGAGGTAATCGAGTACGGCGACTTCCCGGACCCTGAGGCCGGACGGGGGGAAGTCGTGGTGGACGTGAAGGCGGCCGCGCTGAACCACCTCGACATCTGGACGCGAAAGGGGATGCCCGGCATCGACCTGGAGATGCCGCACATCCCGGGCAGCGACATGGCCGGCGTCGTCCACGAAGTCGGCGAGGGCGTCACCCGCTTCGAACCCGGTGACCGCGTCGCACTCATCGCGGGCGTCGCCGGAGAGAACACCGAGTTCTCCCGAAAGGGCGACCCGACCCTGTCGTACGACTTCCACATCATCGGCGAACACGTCCGCGGCGTCCACGCCGAGTACGCCGCCGTCCCCGAGGAGAACCTCGTCCCCGTGCCCGAGGGCGTCGACTGGGAAGTCGCCGGGTCGTCGTCCCTCGTGTTCCAGACGGCGTGGCGGATGCTCGTCGACAGGGGCGAACTCCGCCCCGGCGAGTCCGTCCTCGTCCTCGGCGCGTCCGGCGGCGTCGGCCACGCCGCGGTCCAGATAGCCGACCACGCCGGCGCGGAGGTGTTCGCCACCGCCTCGACGGACGAGAAACTGGAGTACGCCCGCGACTGCGGCGCGGACCACACCATCAACTACGAGGACGAGGACTTCGCCGCGGAGATTCGCGACGCCACGGGCCGCCGCGGCGTCGACATGGTCGTCGACCACATCGGCGCGGCGACGTACGAGGACTCCCTGAAGAGTCTCCGGAAGGGCGGCCGCGTCGTCACCTGCGGGGCGACGACGGGCCCGAACCCCGACGCCGGCCTGAACCGCATCTTCTGGAACCAACTGTCGGTCATCGGGTCGACGATGGCGACGCCCGGACAGGCCGACGAGGCCCTTGACCTCGTCTGGGACGGCACCTTCGAACCGCGCGTTCGCGAGGTGCTGCCGATGAGCGAGGCGGCCCGCGCCCACGAGATGATAGAGAACCGTGAGGGCTTTGGCAAGGTGGTGGTAATTCCCGATAGTGAGCTCTGAGGACGACGACACGGGCGGATACGTCCACCGACCCGACGGCACCGCCGGGAGCGACGCCGGTTACGAGGAACCCGAACCCGCGGGGTTCGGCACGCGCGGGTGGGGACTCGTCGCCGTACTGGTGCTGTGTACGCTCGTCGTCCCGGGAATCATCTACCTCGACCCGTCGGTGTTCGCGTCGCTCGGCATCCCCTACACCGTCGCGCTCCTCGTCCTCCCCCTCCTCCCGGCCGGCATTCTCGGCCTCACCGCCGTCTGGTCGATGACGGGCGCGACGAACGGCGGCGACGAGGACGACTGACCGCCGCGGCGGCGAGCGCTTTGTTTGTTCGACCATAAGTACGTTAGCGACAAGACTTATCTTCTTCCGTGGGAGACAATCACATGCACAGATGTTCGAGCAGTTCTCGAGCGGTTACTACCTGGGTCGCCTGTACGTCGAACCGTACGACGGCGACGTTCCCGCGATACAGCGAACCGACCACACGCACGTCAACGAACGACTGTACGCCGAGGCGGAACTCGTCCGCCTCGACGTGCCCCTCGTGATGAAACTCGACGCCGGGCACTTCCCCGTCGTCGGCGACGAGAGCGTCCCGTCGGGCACACTCGCCCTCCCGCAGGAGTTCGCGGACGCGAACCTCCCCGACGACAGGGACGTCCTCCTCGCGAAACCGGAGCGAGCGACGGAACTCCTCCGCTACGCGGGGTACGACTTCGACGACGACGCCGTGATGGCCTGAGTCCTCGGTCGGCGCGGTTCGACCGCCGCAGCGGTCGCTTTAATACCGCCTCTCGCGAGCGTTCGCCGTGTACGCCCACTACTGCTGGGAACCGGTCGACGGCGTCGGGTTCGAGGACTGCGCCGTCTCGTTCTCCCCCGGCATTCAGGCGGACGGACTGGTGGTCGCCGTCGGCGGAGACGACGACGCGACGAGAGTGAGATACCGCCTCCGGACGGACTCGGAGTTCCGAACCGAGACGGTCCGAGTCGACCGCTTCGACGCCGGCGAGGGCGACGACGCCGCGGCGTCCGATTCGCTCTCGCTCGTCGCCGAGGGCGGGTCGTGGACCGTCGACGGCGAACCGGCTCCCGCCCTCGACGACTGTCTCGACGTAGACGTGGCGGTGACGCCGCTGACGAACACGCTCCCGATTCGGCGTCTCGGACTGGCTCCGGGGGAGTCGGCGGCGATAGCCGTCGCGTACCTCGACCCGCGAACGCTGGACGTGTCGCGCGCGGAGCAACGGTACACGCGGCTTCCGTCTGCAGGCGAGAGCGACGGCGACGGGGACCGCTACCGGTACGAGAGTCTCACGTCCGGGTTCACCGCGACGGTGGCCGTCGACGCCGCGGGCGTCGTCCGCGACTACCCCGGCGCGTTCCGCTGCGTCCGGAGTCCGTCCGAGACCTGACGGTCGACGGCGAGCGCGACCGTTCGACCGAAGGCGCACGTTCAAGTGCACCCAGTCCGCGCGTCGTACCAAGATGCTGGACGAGTTGCTGGGACGGGCGGAACTCAAGGCGCGCATCGAGGAGTTGGAGGAGGAGAAACACCACCTCGAACGCCGCGCGGAGGCCGAGGAGGAGCGTCGCGCGGAGGCGGTCAAGGAGCGTCAGGAAGCCGAAGCCGAGGTCAACCGCCTCGAAGACCGCATCACGGAGTTGGAGGACCGAGTCGACCGACTCGGCGGCGACGAGGAGGCGGACGTAGACTACCGCGGCACCGAGGACCTGTTCGGCGAGCGACTGGACGAGGTTCTCGCCCGCCTCGACTCGTTCGCGACCGGCCCCGAGGGCGCCTTCTCGGCCGTCGTCGGCGACGACGTGCCGGCGACGGTGGCCGACGCGTTCGGCGACCGAAGCGCTCTCGTCCGCCGGGCCGCTCCCTGTCTCTGCCTCACCGACGACGCCGGACTCGTCTCCGTCGCCCTCGACGCGCCGACGCCGCCGAACGAGTTCGCCGCGTGGGACGACCGGTTCAGAATCGAGCGCTCGTGGTTCGTCCCCGAGGAACCCGTCCGCGTCGCCCTCGTCCGGTCGGACCTGTTCGCCCTCGGCGTCTACGACGGCGAGTCGGTGACGCTCGTGGACGAGGTGGAGTCCGACGTGATGAACGCCCACTC
It encodes the following:
- a CDS encoding DUF106 domain-containing protein, giving the protein MARIEPKVRDLVSSDPEMRDAVETVLARADDGEVKWVDVKGDITSGHWGRLIEKGVLVDGDEGFRLADPEATRAALETESTSSSGASSSSSVDDDDLGDSSWSTYDKMAAVVTVGLFAAYGWKPLRDIIGNVMNVVLGPLTDLLPFYAVIMVIALATGLYSTLLQANLMDMDKMSMYQERMKDIQERRKEAQKNDDDEALDAIQQEQMEAMGDQMGMFKEQFRPMVWIMFLTIPAFLWMYWAIGVGGNAEAHVTMQNIVLPLVGEVSWTEGVLGPMQAWIVWYFLCSMGFTQIIRKSLNIDISPSAS
- the cmk gene encoding (d)CMP kinase; this encodes MLLTVSGPPGAGKSTTVATLAEAFGLEHISGGDIFRQLAAERDMTAVEFNRLAEEDDQIDRDLDRRLRTIALERDDVLLESRLAGWLAGDAADIRLWLDAPLDVRAKRIAAREDKSLDTAREETHAREESEALRYEEYYNIDITDLGIYDVTLNTARWSEEDVPDILTAAVEAYDPDDDEGKFPVEGVEYDF
- a CDS encoding RNA-guided pseudouridylation complex pseudouridine synthase subunit Cbf5, which encodes MTDLRDPPHDRSLADLLSFGVVNLDKPPGPSAHQVAAWVRDMAGVEQAAHAGTLDPKVTGCLPMLLGDATRMAQVFLEGSKEYISVLELHKPAPSDLESVVAEFEGEVYQKPPRKSAVSRRLRSREVYELDLLEVRDRQALLRIRCESGTYVRKLCHDIGLAAGTGAHMGHLRRTATDPFDDTDLVTLYDLADALAFAEAGDESLLREVVAPAERALTHLPHVTIAHSAAEQVAEGAPVYAPGVFDADDAERGSLVACVTPDDAAVCLGRLVGDPDAESGEVVSLERVLV
- a CDS encoding succinylglutamate desuccinylase/aspartoacylase family protein, whose protein sequence is MHVGSVESEPGAVVSGWFEVTDLPTGGSERLPVVIAEGDADGPTLWLTGGVHGDEATGVAVAQDAMRDDLADHLSGTVVCVPVVNPAGLRRNDRRSYYGDDDPNRYFPDPESTSSRPPSVQERIDERLYEAFAASADALVDLHTAQVGSMPFVIRDRVLYGERRDESAAEELADELDRLASAFGFPLLTEYPAGEYVEQSLQRSTAGAALNAAGIPSVTVELGGHSVVEEDVRAAGVAGVYGVMVELGMLDAGDVPDGVGEPGAGVPDAPVDYPVRRAVHPRVSTPGLVRHRVEPGDVVATGDAVADVVTPQGDRRATVESEHDGYVVARREGLAAYEGDPVLSMAVRDEGELVVPRDADAEA
- a CDS encoding pyridoxamine 5'-phosphate oxidase family protein — its product is MVVEMTPSAVDTLLTESGSGVLSLADGAETYAVPESFGYDGDALYFQLVYHETSRKMAFVRATEVATFTVYTDDPAESVLVRGRLERVPDADRAAASAAMADNAEIPALNVYPDTEAEDLSMAFYRLIPETVSGRELTRSDGEAD
- the ilvD gene encoding dihydroxy-acid dehydratase, yielding MSSQKPREEEDDEPFSSGKDASLPSSEVTEGADRAPHRAMFRAMGFDDEDLGSPMVGVANPAADITPCNVHLDDVADAAIEGVDEAGGMPIEFGTITISDAISMGTEGMKASLISREIIADSVELVAFGERMDALVTVAGCDKNLPGMMMASIRTDLPSVFLYGGSIMPGEHEGRDITVQNVFEGVGTYAEGEMSAEELDDMERHACPGAGSCGGMFTANTMASISEALGMAPLGSASAPAESAERYDVARRAGEAVLEAVENDLRPSDILTKESFENAIALQVAIGGSTNAVLHLLALAAEADIDLSIEEFDEISRRTPKIANLQPGGTKVMNDLHEQGGVPVVVRRLLDAGLFHGDAMTVTGRTVAEELDHLDLPADEDVSGDFIYTVDDPYQEEGAIKILTGNLAPDGAVLKVTGDDTFHHEGPARVFESEEEAMRYVQEGHIESGDVICIRNEGPTGGPGMREMLGVTAAVVGQGHEDDVALLTDGRFSGATRGPMVGHVAPEAADGGPIALLEDGDEVTVDIPNRDLSVDLSDEELASRKDDWEPPEPNYTTGVLAKYADDFGSAANGAVTNPGAKR
- a CDS encoding bacteriorhodopsin: MSAAVVQSDSFAQATQPEVLEAIRNDPLLASSLWVNIALAGLSILLFVYMGRDVAEPRARLIWVATLLVPLVSISSYVGLVSGLTVGVLEMPPGHALAGQEVLSPWGRYLTWTFSTPMILLALGLLAGTDTTKLFTAITMDVGMCVTGLAAALVTSSHLLRWVFFLVSCAFFVAVLYVLLVEWPADATAAGTDEIFETLKLLTVTLWLGYPILWALGSEGFAVLSVGLTSWGYSGLDILAKYVFAYLLLRWVAQNQRVVGSAPSIRDDAATATDD